The proteins below are encoded in one region of bacterium:
- a CDS encoding LysE family translocator: MSLITNVTNPKVLIFFLAFFPQFLGESQSAFWQLTLLSATFLVATVIWLVPLVYAASAARKFFLRPRVAIAMEFTVASVFLLLAIVLAFRL, encoded by the coding sequence ATGTCTCTCATCACGAATGTGACAAACCCCAAGGTCTTAATCTTCTTCCTGGCATTTTTTCCCCAGTTCTTGGGTGAGTCGCAGAGTGCATTCTGGCAACTGACCCTGCTGAGCGCGACCTTCCTTGTGGCGACCGTAATCTGGTTAGTGCCCCTCGTGTATGCCGCCAGTGCCGCGAGAAAGTTCTTTCTTAGACCACGCGTAGCTATCGCCATGGAATTCACGGTGGCGAGTGTATTCCTGCTTCTTGCTATCGTTCTGGCTTTCCGCCTTTAG